A genomic stretch from Komagataeibacter xylinus includes:
- a CDS encoding phage head-tail connector protein translates to MYSTVSVISPPAAEPVSLQVLQEHARIDYDYDNTLLGMYLSGARQAVEQFLGRVLITQTLRWVMAHQAPINQFPLVPFTAYIFPMWMPYSMLFQRPIELPRAPVQAINSISVGEWGTADTVLSADQYSADLMTDPGRVRLHAGVATLPSDHISIEFVAGYGNDGTAVPVPIQLAILLMATFLYEHRGDDGGDMPDAVKNLLWPYRLYAFGDPDA, encoded by the coding sequence ATGTACTCCACCGTCTCGGTTATCTCGCCACCGGCAGCTGAACCTGTCTCGTTACAGGTGCTGCAGGAACATGCCCGCATCGATTACGACTACGACAACACCCTGCTGGGCATGTATCTGAGCGGCGCACGCCAGGCGGTGGAGCAGTTTCTCGGGCGCGTCCTCATCACCCAGACCCTGCGCTGGGTGATGGCGCATCAGGCGCCCATCAACCAGTTTCCGCTGGTCCCGTTTACGGCCTACATCTTTCCGATGTGGATGCCATATTCGATGCTGTTCCAGCGCCCCATCGAGCTGCCCCGCGCCCCGGTGCAGGCGATCAACTCCATCTCGGTGGGCGAATGGGGCACGGCCGATACCGTCCTGTCAGCAGACCAGTATTCCGCTGACCTGATGACCGATCCCGGCCGGGTGCGCCTGCATGCCGGGGTGGCAACCCTGCCATCGGATCACATCTCGATCGAGTTCGTGGCAGGCTACGGAAATGATGGGACGGCCGTCCCCGTCCCGATCCAGCTGGCCATCCTGCTGATGGCGACGTTCCTGTACGAGCATCGCGGCGATGACGGGGGCGACATGCCGGACGCCGTGAAAAACCTGCTCTGGCCATATCGCCTCTACGCTTTCGGGGATCCCGATGCCTGA